The following are from one region of the Vicugna pacos chromosome 9, VicPac4, whole genome shotgun sequence genome:
- the ADORA3 gene encoding adenosine receptor A3 isoform X1, with product MPVNSTTMSLANITYITVEILIGLCAIVGNVLVIWVVKLNPSLQTTTFYFIVSLALADIAVGVLVMPLAVVISLGITVHFYSCLLMTCLLLIFTHASIMSLLAIAVDRYLRVKLTVRYRRVTTQRRIWLALGLCWLVSFLVGLTPMFGWNMKLTSEYHRNITFLPCQFRSVMRMDYMVYFSFFTWIFIPLVVMCAIYLDIFYIIRNKLSQNFSSSKETGAFYGREFKTAKSLFLVLFLFALSWLPLSIINCITYFNGKVPQVVLNLGILLSHANSMMNPIVYAYKIRKFKETYLLILKACVVCQPSDSLDPSIEQASE from the exons ATGCCGGTCAACAGCACAACCATGTCATTGGCCAACATTACCTACATCACCGTGGAGATTCTCATCGGGCTCTGTGCCATAGTGGGCAACGTGCTGGTCATCTGGGTGGTCAAACTGAACCCCAGCCTGCAGACCACCACCTTCTATTTCATTGTCTCCCTCGCCCTGGCGGACATTGCTGTGGGGGTGCTGGTCATGCCTTTGGCCGTTGTCATCAGTCTGGGCATCACAGTTCACTTTTACAGCTGCCTTCTCATGACCTGCCTGCTGTTGATCTTCACCCATGCCTCCATCATGTCCTTACTGGCCATTGCAGTGGACCGATACCTGCGGGTCAAGCTCACGGTCAG ATACAGGAGGGTCACCACTCAAAGAAGAATATGGTTGGCTCTGGGCCTTTGCTGGCTGGTGTCCTTCCTGGTGGGGTTGACCCCCATGTTTGGCTGGAACATGAAACTGACCTCAGAGTACCACAGAAATATCACCTTCCTTCCTTGCCAGTTCCGTTCCGTCATGAGGATGGACTACATGGTCTACTTCAGCTTCTTCACTTGGATCTTCATCCCTTTGGTTGTCATGTGTGCCATCTATCTTGACATCTTCTATATCATCCGGAACAAACTGAGTCAGAACTTCTCTAGCTCCAAAGAGACAGGGGCATTTTACGGACGAGAGTTCAAGACGGCCAAATCTCTGTTTCTGGttcttttcttgtttgctttGTCCTGGCTGCCTTTATCCATCATCAACTGTATCACCTACTTTAATGGCAAGGTACCACAAGTTGTGCTGAACTTGGGCATCCTGCTGTCCCATGCCAACTCCATGATGAACCCTATCGTCTATGCTTATAAAATAAGGAAGTTCAAGGAAACCTACCTCTTGATCCTCAAAGCCTGTGTGGTCTGCCAGCCCTCTGATTCCTTGGACCCAAGCATTGAGCAAGCTTCTGAGTAG
- the ADORA3 gene encoding adenosine receptor A3 isoform X2 — MPVNSTTMSLANITYITVEILIGLCAIVGNVLVIWVVKLNPSLQTTTFYFIVSLALADIAVGVLVMPLAVVISLGITVHFYSCLLMTCLLLIFTHASIMSLLAIAVDRYLRVKLTVSFLDI, encoded by the exons ATGCCGGTCAACAGCACAACCATGTCATTGGCCAACATTACCTACATCACCGTGGAGATTCTCATCGGGCTCTGTGCCATAGTGGGCAACGTGCTGGTCATCTGGGTGGTCAAACTGAACCCCAGCCTGCAGACCACCACCTTCTATTTCATTGTCTCCCTCGCCCTGGCGGACATTGCTGTGGGGGTGCTGGTCATGCCTTTGGCCGTTGTCATCAGTCTGGGCATCACAGTTCACTTTTACAGCTGCCTTCTCATGACCTGCCTGCTGTTGATCTTCACCCATGCCTCCATCATGTCCTTACTGGCCATTGCAGTGGACCGATACCTGCGGGTCAAGCTCACGGTCAG TTTTCTGGACATCTGA
- the LOC102525912 gene encoding transmembrane domain-containing protein TMIGD3 isoform X2: MREEGTSCLLPKPDPTEDRLACALLPSSLVAFESRCPSLWVSIQADAMVMDEKVKERFVLDTTSAVCSYDARYKDHPKYWCRGYLRDFCSIIAFAPNSTNRVALRDTGDQLIVTVSCLSKEDVGWYWCGIQRDFARDDMDFTKLLVTDNRRARANSFWPGKGHMSAAVRGASARPSCRPGHSPSGGGGMTGKDLSGNKNRSCRASRVVDKADHFRMSIFLICILITSLGSIFVISHLSKRRGSRRTRRVIAGKGLAGSQKTSQAASGIPMPLATL; this comes from the exons ATGAGAGAGGAAGGGACTTCCTGCCTTCTGCCCAAGCCTGACCCTACAGAGGACCGACTGGCCTGCGCTCTGCTGCCCTCTAGCCTTGTGGCCTTTGAGAGTCGCTGCCCCTCCCTCTGGGTCAGCATCCAGGCCG ACGCCATGGTCATGGACGAGAAAGTCAAGGAGCGCTTTGTGCTGGACACGACTTCTGCCGTCTGCAGCTACGACGCCCGCTATAAGGACCACCCCAAATACTGGTGCCGAGGCTATTTGCGGGACTTCTGCAGCATCATCGCCTTCGCACCCAACAGCACCAACCGTGTGGCCCTGAGGGACACAGGAGACCAGCTCATTGTCACTGTGTCCTGCCTGAGCAAGGAGGATGTGGGCTGGTACTGGTGTGGCATCCAGCGAGACTTTGCCAGAGATGACATGGATTTTACAAAGCTTCTTGTGACTGACAACAGAAGAGCCCGCGCCAACAGCTTTTGGCCTGGGAAAG GGCACATGTCTGCAGCTGTACGTGGTGCCTCCGCTCGACCCAGCTGCCGCCCAGGGCACTCACCCTCCGGAGGTGGAGGAATGACAGGCAAAG ACCTATCAGGCAACAAGAACAGAAGCTGCAGGGCTTCCAGAGTTGTCGACAAGGCAGATCACTTCAG GATGTCCATCTTCCTTATCTGTATACTGATCACAAGCTTGGGGTCCATCTTCGTTATCAGTCATCTGTCCAAACGGAGGGGAAGTCGACGGACTAGAAGGG TGATCGCAGGTAAAGGCTTAGCTGGAAGCCAGAAAACTAGCCAAGCTGCTTCTGGGATCCCCATGCCTCTG GCAACTCTTTGA
- the LOC102525912 gene encoding transmembrane domain-containing protein TMIGD3 isoform X3, producing the protein MREEGTSCLLPKPDPTEDRLACALLPSSLVAFESRCPSLWVSIQADAMVMDEKVKERFVLDTTSAVCSYDARYKDHPKYWCRGYLRDFCSIIAFAPNSTNRVALRDTGDQLIVTVSCLSKEDVGWYWCGIQRDFARDDMDFTKLLVTDNRRARANSFWPGKGHMSAAVRGASARPSCRPGHSPSGGGGMTGKDLSGNKNRSCRASRVVDKADHFRMSIFLICILITSLGSIFVISHLSKRRGSRRTRRVIAGKGLAGSQKTSQAASGIPMPL; encoded by the exons ATGAGAGAGGAAGGGACTTCCTGCCTTCTGCCCAAGCCTGACCCTACAGAGGACCGACTGGCCTGCGCTCTGCTGCCCTCTAGCCTTGTGGCCTTTGAGAGTCGCTGCCCCTCCCTCTGGGTCAGCATCCAGGCCG ACGCCATGGTCATGGACGAGAAAGTCAAGGAGCGCTTTGTGCTGGACACGACTTCTGCCGTCTGCAGCTACGACGCCCGCTATAAGGACCACCCCAAATACTGGTGCCGAGGCTATTTGCGGGACTTCTGCAGCATCATCGCCTTCGCACCCAACAGCACCAACCGTGTGGCCCTGAGGGACACAGGAGACCAGCTCATTGTCACTGTGTCCTGCCTGAGCAAGGAGGATGTGGGCTGGTACTGGTGTGGCATCCAGCGAGACTTTGCCAGAGATGACATGGATTTTACAAAGCTTCTTGTGACTGACAACAGAAGAGCCCGCGCCAACAGCTTTTGGCCTGGGAAAG GGCACATGTCTGCAGCTGTACGTGGTGCCTCCGCTCGACCCAGCTGCCGCCCAGGGCACTCACCCTCCGGAGGTGGAGGAATGACAGGCAAAG ACCTATCAGGCAACAAGAACAGAAGCTGCAGGGCTTCCAGAGTTGTCGACAAGGCAGATCACTTCAG GATGTCCATCTTCCTTATCTGTATACTGATCACAAGCTTGGGGTCCATCTTCGTTATCAGTCATCTGTCCAAACGGAGGGGAAGTCGACGGACTAGAAGGG TGATCGCAGGTAAAGGCTTAGCTGGAAGCCAGAAAACTAGCCAAGCTGCTTCTGGGATCCCCATGCCTCTG TAG
- the LOC102525912 gene encoding transmembrane domain-containing protein TMIGD3 isoform X4, producing the protein MREEGTSCLLPKPDPTEDRLACALLPSSLVAFESRCPSLWVSIQADAMVMDEKVKERFVLDTTSAVCSYDARYKDHPKYWCRGYLRDFCSIIAFAPNSTNRVALRDTGDQLIVTVSCLSKEDVGWYWCGIQRDFARDDMDFTKLLVTDNRRARANSFWPGKGHMSAAVRGASARPSCRPGHSPSGGGGMTGKDLSGNKNRSCRASRVVDKADHFRMSIFLICILITSLGSIFVISHLSKRRGSRRTRRGKGLAGSQKTSQAASGIPMPLATL; encoded by the exons ATGAGAGAGGAAGGGACTTCCTGCCTTCTGCCCAAGCCTGACCCTACAGAGGACCGACTGGCCTGCGCTCTGCTGCCCTCTAGCCTTGTGGCCTTTGAGAGTCGCTGCCCCTCCCTCTGGGTCAGCATCCAGGCCG ACGCCATGGTCATGGACGAGAAAGTCAAGGAGCGCTTTGTGCTGGACACGACTTCTGCCGTCTGCAGCTACGACGCCCGCTATAAGGACCACCCCAAATACTGGTGCCGAGGCTATTTGCGGGACTTCTGCAGCATCATCGCCTTCGCACCCAACAGCACCAACCGTGTGGCCCTGAGGGACACAGGAGACCAGCTCATTGTCACTGTGTCCTGCCTGAGCAAGGAGGATGTGGGCTGGTACTGGTGTGGCATCCAGCGAGACTTTGCCAGAGATGACATGGATTTTACAAAGCTTCTTGTGACTGACAACAGAAGAGCCCGCGCCAACAGCTTTTGGCCTGGGAAAG GGCACATGTCTGCAGCTGTACGTGGTGCCTCCGCTCGACCCAGCTGCCGCCCAGGGCACTCACCCTCCGGAGGTGGAGGAATGACAGGCAAAG ACCTATCAGGCAACAAGAACAGAAGCTGCAGGGCTTCCAGAGTTGTCGACAAGGCAGATCACTTCAG GATGTCCATCTTCCTTATCTGTATACTGATCACAAGCTTGGGGTCCATCTTCGTTATCAGTCATCTGTCCAAACGGAGGGGAAGTCGACGGACTAGAAGGG GTAAAGGCTTAGCTGGAAGCCAGAAAACTAGCCAAGCTGCTTCTGGGATCCCCATGCCTCTG GCAACTCTTTGA
- the LOC102525912 gene encoding transmembrane domain-containing protein TMIGD3 isoform X5: MREEGTSCLLPKPDPTEDRLACALLPSSLVAFESRCPSLWVSIQADAMVMDEKVKERFVLDTTSAVCSYDARYKDHPKYWCRGYLRDFCSIIAFAPNSTNRVALRDTGDQLIVTVSCLSKEDVGWYWCGIQRDFARDDMDFTKLLVTDNRRARANSFWPGKGHMSAAVRGASARPSCRPGHSPSGGGGMTGKDLSGNKNRSCRASRVVDKADHFRMSIFLICILITSLGSIFVISHLSKRRGSRRTRRGKGLAGSQKTSQAASGIPMPL; encoded by the exons ATGAGAGAGGAAGGGACTTCCTGCCTTCTGCCCAAGCCTGACCCTACAGAGGACCGACTGGCCTGCGCTCTGCTGCCCTCTAGCCTTGTGGCCTTTGAGAGTCGCTGCCCCTCCCTCTGGGTCAGCATCCAGGCCG ACGCCATGGTCATGGACGAGAAAGTCAAGGAGCGCTTTGTGCTGGACACGACTTCTGCCGTCTGCAGCTACGACGCCCGCTATAAGGACCACCCCAAATACTGGTGCCGAGGCTATTTGCGGGACTTCTGCAGCATCATCGCCTTCGCACCCAACAGCACCAACCGTGTGGCCCTGAGGGACACAGGAGACCAGCTCATTGTCACTGTGTCCTGCCTGAGCAAGGAGGATGTGGGCTGGTACTGGTGTGGCATCCAGCGAGACTTTGCCAGAGATGACATGGATTTTACAAAGCTTCTTGTGACTGACAACAGAAGAGCCCGCGCCAACAGCTTTTGGCCTGGGAAAG GGCACATGTCTGCAGCTGTACGTGGTGCCTCCGCTCGACCCAGCTGCCGCCCAGGGCACTCACCCTCCGGAGGTGGAGGAATGACAGGCAAAG ACCTATCAGGCAACAAGAACAGAAGCTGCAGGGCTTCCAGAGTTGTCGACAAGGCAGATCACTTCAG GATGTCCATCTTCCTTATCTGTATACTGATCACAAGCTTGGGGTCCATCTTCGTTATCAGTCATCTGTCCAAACGGAGGGGAAGTCGACGGACTAGAAGGG GTAAAGGCTTAGCTGGAAGCCAGAAAACTAGCCAAGCTGCTTCTGGGATCCCCATGCCTCTG TAG
- the LOC102525912 gene encoding transmembrane domain-containing protein TMIGD3 isoform X1 → MREEGTSCLLPKPDPTEDRLACALLPSSLVAFESRCPSLWVSIQADAMVMDEKVKERFVLDTTSAVCSYDARYKDHPKYWCRGYLRDFCSIIAFAPNSTNRVALRDTGDQLIVTVSCLSKEDVGWYWCGIQRDFARDDMDFTKLLVTDNRRARANSFWPGKGHMSAAVRGASARPSCRPGHSPSGGGGMTGKDLSGNKNRSCRASRVVDKADHFRMSIFLICILITSLGSIFVISHLSKRRGSRRTRRGLPIPKGRNYVQKGPCGSVHLSFGAASEEARSSRPPRGNSLKPLSHVLTPKKTAHNSTEVFFYLVHK, encoded by the exons ATGAGAGAGGAAGGGACTTCCTGCCTTCTGCCCAAGCCTGACCCTACAGAGGACCGACTGGCCTGCGCTCTGCTGCCCTCTAGCCTTGTGGCCTTTGAGAGTCGCTGCCCCTCCCTCTGGGTCAGCATCCAGGCCG ACGCCATGGTCATGGACGAGAAAGTCAAGGAGCGCTTTGTGCTGGACACGACTTCTGCCGTCTGCAGCTACGACGCCCGCTATAAGGACCACCCCAAATACTGGTGCCGAGGCTATTTGCGGGACTTCTGCAGCATCATCGCCTTCGCACCCAACAGCACCAACCGTGTGGCCCTGAGGGACACAGGAGACCAGCTCATTGTCACTGTGTCCTGCCTGAGCAAGGAGGATGTGGGCTGGTACTGGTGTGGCATCCAGCGAGACTTTGCCAGAGATGACATGGATTTTACAAAGCTTCTTGTGACTGACAACAGAAGAGCCCGCGCCAACAGCTTTTGGCCTGGGAAAG GGCACATGTCTGCAGCTGTACGTGGTGCCTCCGCTCGACCCAGCTGCCGCCCAGGGCACTCACCCTCCGGAGGTGGAGGAATGACAGGCAAAG ACCTATCAGGCAACAAGAACAGAAGCTGCAGGGCTTCCAGAGTTGTCGACAAGGCAGATCACTTCAG GATGTCCATCTTCCTTATCTGTATACTGATCACAAGCTTGGGGTCCATCTTCGTTATCAGTCATCTGTCCAAACGGAGGGGAAGTCGACGGACTAGAAGGG GGCTCCCCATTCCTAAAGGGAGGAACTATGTGCAGAAGGGGCCATGTGGATCAGTCCACCTGTCCTTTGGGGCAGCATCAGAGGAGGCCAGATCCTCAAGGCCACCACGTG GCAACTCTTTGAAGCCCCTCTCACATGTCCTGACTCCAAAGAAGACGGCTCATAACTCGAcagaagttttcttttatttagttCATAAATAA